AACTCTCGGCACATCGTTGGTTCACTTATGTGGCGCAGAATGGCACGAAACCACGAATCTCGCCAGAGAAAAACCAACGAAGGCCACATAACGCCGGTGGCCACATAAACGCGGAACGAATGCGGAGAATAGTGATTCGGCAATTCAGCATCTGCCAATCGCCTTTTCAGCATGCACCGGACGTCGGCCGCTGTCATTGCGGAAGTCGTCAGTCGTTTCGTTTTTCCGATGGCTGTCCGTAGCAACGCATGTCCCGGATCTGTGCCGCTCAGTCGAACGAGGTAGGCATTAATAAACTCGACCAGCTCATAGCGGATCGGAATGCTGCGTACCTTTCCCCTCTTTTCGTGCAACTGGAGCGTTGGCTGGGTTGCATGAATCCGCAAGTCCGCGATACGCAGTTTTACGATCGCCCCGACGCGGGCCGCTGTGAATGCCAGTAAAGCGATCACCAACCGATCTCGAAGCCCAACCAAATGCGAAACGTCAATCGACTTGATTAACTTCCGAACTTCCGTCGGCGGAATCTCTATCGTCTTTCCTTCTGACGACGACGTCCGTTCACCGCGAACGGTTAAGGCCGGGTTAAGCACGATCACGTGGCGATTCACCATACGGTCAAAGAAATGCCTCAGCGCCGACAGGTGTAATTTCTTCGTTGTCGACGATACGTCAAGCTGATCGAAATATCGCCCAACGTGAGCGGGCGTGATCATCGCCAAAGTCTGAACATCTGATTGCACAAAGCTCAGAAACCGCCCCACCGCCTGTCGATAGGCCCGACGCGTATGGGGGTTACGAATATCCGCATGAAAGAACTCGTCAACCGCAAACGCCGCCGCGGCCCCTGAGTTCGCCAACACTTCACAAAACACCAAGCTATCATGCCGACGCTTCGGCACGCTCAGCAATTGCCCTTTCGAATCACCACTTCCTTGACTCGGCAAGCAGTTCCTCGCTACCTCAAACAAATCCTCGCTCATCCCCTTCCTTGGTTGATAACATCACCACCTGCTCGGCCCACCAAGCATTCCATTCACTCACCCAGCAGCTCAACAATCCACCACCGGCGGCATTCCCACTTTGCCACCGATAATCTCTTTTGTCGACGGTAATGCGGAAACTCATATGCGCTGTCAACGGCCTGAATGACCGAACTCACATAGCATCCGATATTTCATTTTGGGCGGACCAACGAGTCGCCGGCAATTACTCTGTCATGTCTTTGTAACGTTGCTTTGCCCCTGGCTTGATATTGATTCCTTGTGTTGGCAACGCGATCCATTTGCCGTCGATCGGAATAATGAGCGCTAACGAGGAGAGGCGATCAAATGCAGCTGCGACTGAGTCCGGCCCGCAGGCGGAGTCAAGTCCCTTCGCAACTCGCTCGCGAGTTTCACCTGTCTCTAGCTTTTTTAGAACGGCGTACTCAACTGAACTCAGCGAAATGCGACTCGCCCTAGCAATTGGGCGTGTGTCGATGACGGTCCCTCTCCCCTCTCTCTCAATCAAGAGTAGATCAGAAACTGGGTAACTGGTTTTCCAATCGCGAACGGATCTGACTACACGTTCCCGGTCGTATTCGGGTATTTCAGATGTCTTATCATTGCAGAACAAATACGCAGCTCGACTAACGTTTACGCCTCTTTCACCACAGTCGCGATAAATGTGGGCGTATGATTCCACTGGGAGGTATTTCTCTGGAGCGGACTCGTACAGCGGGCTGAATCGATGAATGCTGATTGGCGCGGCGCCCTCCGGCGGCGGCAGATGGGCAAGCAAAGGGATTAGGTCTGGAAGCAGCGAATAGTGCGTTTTGTCTTCATCGGGAAAGCCCCAGAGAATGTTCCAGATTGGTCGCAACCCCAACTCACGTGACCATTTCAGCAATCGCAGATTCTGCAGGGCGGAAACGCCTTTGTCCATCTGCTTGAGAGTCGAGCTACTCAGGCTTTCAATTCCAGGTTGAAAGAATGTGACACCTGAATCGCGAAGGACCGACATCTGGTCACGAGTAAGATTGGCCTTCGTTTCGTAAAAAATCTCAAGTCCCAGGTCTTCGTCGATCAGCATCGGTAAGAATGTCTTGAAGTAAGACATGTCAATGATGTCATCCACCATTTGGATTTTGCGAACACCGTGCCGTTCGACGAGTTCACGGATTTGATTGACGGCAACCTCGGGGGACTTGCGGCGATAGAACATAGAGTCTTTGTTCAGTCCACAAAATGTGCAGTGATGTTTTTGCCCCCACCAACACCCCCGAGAGGTCTCGAAGATCAGAACTGGATTAAGTTCTTCGTTCGTAAAATTGCTCGCCTCCACCTGCCTAAAGTAGTCGTCAAAGTGCGGAGCTGGAACTTGGTTTAAATCGCGTACCGGGGCAGCCCAACTAGACTGGAAATCAGGCTCCACCTGACCATTTGAGCGAAAGTAGAGCCCGGCAATTCCATTCAGTGACTCGCCTTCCTTCATTCGCTGAATCGCTATTGGAAACGCTAAATCACCTTCACCGCTAATCGCCCAGTCAACATAATCATGCGTTCTCAACAACTCATGTCCCATTATTCCTTCCCAGTTGCTACCTCCGAATGCAATGGTGGCCGATGAGTGAGCTGACTTGATTTTCTTTGCGAGAGCGAGTGACGCCACGTTCTGCTGAAACGTGCTGGAGAACCCAATCAGATCGTAGTCTTGCCAGGCAATGCTCTGGAAACAGGATTCGACAAACTGGTCAGACTCTTTATGCAGTTTGATAGCGGTTCCTATCAAGTCGTCGTCCCAGTCATCGACCTGCAGCCCACGCGTCTGTTCTACCTGCTTCACATGCTCCAGAAACTTCGACATTCGCTCCTCATCGAATCCGTAGAGGGACGACGAGAAGACCCACTCGCCTAAGAGCAGGCTGCTGTCCGGTGCGTTCTCTGCAAGCTGCTGGTAGCGAGCCACACCAACCTTTGCGGCGTAGTCCAGAGCGAAGTAACGAATTTCGCATTCAATGCTCAATTGTGTCGCGGCTGCACTCAACAGGCTCAAGCCGATCGAAGGCCAGCGAATTGGCCCGAAAGGCATGTGGATCAGAATGACTTTCATCGCCAAGGATCAGTTTCCGTTGAAGTTCGCGATTTAGCCGCGTCGAGTTCCTGCTGGCCCGCCTTCTGTTTCGGGATCCGTCTCTTTCATTTCATCAACGTCAAAATCCAAACCTCTGCTCGTTGGACCTTCTTCGGCTGCTGGAGCAGCTTGATTTGTATCCGATGAAGGGCTTGTTGTTTCTTCAGATGTGTTCGAGCAAGATATCCCGGTGAGAGTCATCGCGCCAACGACAAGGGAACTGAGCCATTTCTGCATCTTCTTCATTTCGCTTCTCCTTTGAGAATCAAATGTCTTTGAGCGGCTGCGAGCTTCGACGTGGACTTCAAGTATAGCGTGTGGTCGCCGTCTGCGAAAACAACTGTCGCAACAGAATTTATGGAAGGAAGTTCTTCGGCAAACTGCGTAATTGCGGCGAAAACTTCACGATTCTCTGCGTTATTGTTACTCCTTCCACGCGGTTGTCGCTCGGATTCAATTAAGTGATGCCGATAAGGATCGACCTGGTCGCTGGGTCAACTTTTGCGCATCGGCGGCAAGATTGCGTACTTCAGGAGTCACTTTGTATTCTCGCTTTAACAACCGGGCATGCCACCTGAGTATTGTTGCAGAAGGATGCTTTGAGCAGGATTCCTTGTTTTTCACACCGCAAGACGAAATCCCTGTCAGCGGATGCAACCACGGGTTACTGTATCGAAACGTCAACTTTGTGTTTGGAACGGTTTAATGAAATCATTTGTAGCAAGAAACCGAATCGTAGCACTCTTCATGGTGTTGACTGCGAACTCGCCAATGATCGAGAGCGTCGCAGATGAAAACGCTCGGGGTGCTGGGATCACTGCTCAGGAAGCAGACGAAGACATCCGGACGCGCTGGGCGTTTCTGATTGGTATCAATAATTATGCGACCATGCCGAAGCTGGATTACTGCGCACAGGATATGGAGGGGCTGAGACAAGCCCTTGTCGAACACGGGGGCTACACGGCGAACTGCGTGCGAATTCTTACGGATGGTGAAAAACAGAGCATGCCGCTGACCAGCGGTATCATTCGAGTTCACTTACGCAATTTGCTGGCACAAGTTCAACACAATGATTCCGTACTGTTTGCATTTGCCGGACACGGTGAAGTCGACGGTGCTGACCGTGCCTGGTTGATGCCGTTTGATGGCATTCCCGGTTCAGACGACGACCTCGCCTTGACTGCCATTCCAGTCTCTGAAATCTACAATCAGATTCAGCAATGCCCCGCAAAGCAGAAGCTGATTATTCTCGATGCCTGCCACAGCGGAGCAACGAGAAGTAATGAAGCGGCGACGCGGTTCTCGCCGGAAAATCTGCCGAATGGAACGGGCATTATCGAGTTACTTTCCTGTCGGGCGGCTGAATTAAGCTACGAAAGCCCTGAACTACGTCACGGAGTGTTCAGCCACTTTCTTGCGACAGGGATCGCCGGAGACGCCGACGTACAGGGGGATCAGGACGGCGTTGTTACAGTGGCGGAGCTGTATCAATACTCACACGAACACACAAAGAAATATGTCGGCGAACGTTTTCGTCAGTCGCAGACTCCGAAGCAACGAGGTGACGTCACTGGTCAGATTCCGATCGCAGTGCGAACAACGACAACACCAATGATGTCCGTCGATGACATAATTGCTCGACTTCGTTCCCAGGAGAAACAAAATCGCCTGCCGAAAGGGTTCATGAGCGACGCGGAAGAATGGTTAAGCATCGATCCTGAATTTCAGCCGGCAGCGGATATTCGGATTTTGTTGACACTCCTTGGAAAGTCACTGATCAATGTCACGCAGTTTCATCAATTGTCGAAGAACTCCTTGGAAAAACTCCGTCTACACATCAAGTCCAGGAAGATCGCCAACCGTCGACAGCTACATGCCGTTATTATCGCCATTGACGACTACGAGCCGCTCCGGCACAGACTCCGAGGTAGCGTGCGGAGTGGTACGATGGTGCGTGACGTCTTAAAAGCGAGTGCGACGTCCGGGGACTCTATCACAATGTTGACGAATACTGAGGCCACCAAAGCGAATGTCACGAAGGCGATTCGCAAGGTGACCTCCGAAAGCAAACCGGGAGACATCGTTGTGCTCTATTTTTCCGGACACGGTGACGGGCAGACATATCTAAAACACGACGGAAGTGTCTTCACCGGTGGTGAACTCGAAAGTCGTAAGAGCCAAAACGTATGGGTTCTTTATGATGAGGGCTACCTTCTTTCGACGCTTGAGAAGTCGGCTGATCGACTCTTGAGTGTCACAGAGTTGGAAGCGATGTTCGACGGCATGGAAGGCGATTTGATCGTTCTGAGTGACAGCGCAGGCATGCATTTCCCGTGGTCGCCACTGTTCGACGAAGAGTCGCAGACTAGTGAACTGCTTCGCAGGCAGCTTGACGTAGAGAGGACATTCGTCTTCGTGGGCCCCGCCGTGGCTTACACCACGCCCAGACACAAGCACTCAAGCTCCTTCTGTGTCCTTGTCGCCCGTGGTCTCGCGGGGGCAGCGGACACCGACGTTGCTCGAATCGCTCCACGGATTTTTCCGTTGATGAACGACATGGAAAGGGGCGCCTTGGCATCTCGAACGATTCCAAAGTCTGAGCCGTCGGCATGGTTGGAAGTGCAGAACACGGCCCCAGATGGTTTCGTATCAGTGGCGGAATTTGTTGAGTTCTTTCGACTCTACGAAAGGCGTTCGAAAGAGTTTTTCGAGAGCGACCTAAGGGTCAGTGGACACGTGCGACGTTCTCCAGCGATCTTGTCGCAGGTAGCGGGTGCGGCACCTTGAACTGCGTTAGGTTCTGGTCATTCGGCGGTCAGCATTGTTGTGGTGGTACTGGAAGTGGCTAACCGTGTCCGATTCTCTGAATCGGACAAAAACGTCTATTCGAGCAGCTGCAAGACTGCTTCCCGCAGATCCTGATCTTCTGTTGTGTCTGCGAACCGATTCCACATCTCTTTTGCCGCCGACTCGGAGTCACCTTCTGATTGAGCCAACAGTGCGCGATTGAGCCAGGCGTTCGCAAATTCCGGGTGCGATTTCGTGACGCCGATCAGTATGGATTTTGCTCTTTGCGTGAGTTCATCGGCGTCCGGTTCGAGAAGAAATTCCGCCTGCTGAAGCAACAGAACGGCTTCAAGGTTTCGTACTTCAGGAGCCTCTGGGTATTTCTGCCTCAGCGCCTCTAGCGCCTGGCGAGCCGGAGCGAACGTTCGTTCATTCGCCTCGAGAGTATCGTCGTCTGCGTTGTACCGGAGTTGACAGTCCGTAATCAGTCGAAACACCTCCTCAACGGATTGCTGAACGGAAGTTTCACTATGTGCTACAGATTCAGCCGTTGCAGATTTCCATCGCGTCGATAGAGAGGCAACGGAGCTTGGGTCGACTGAAGCGTCCAGGCTCTTTGGTCGGGTCAGGCTCATGACGATTGTTGAGATCATTCCTTGAGTTAATTTTCCCGCGAAGTAGGGAGAGGTGCGAGTCGCCGCCAGAGTCATTCCCTGCTCTTTCTGACTGACAAGATTGTAAGATGTCTGTGTTTCCAGCGAGCTTGAAAGTGAGGCGACCTCAGACTGAAGCGACATTCTTCCGGATCGCTCCATGGTCGCCCAGCCGACGGCCAGGCAGCCAATAAGCAAACTTGCCGCCGTGGCATATTGGTAAAGTGACTGATGTCGCGCCGCAGCCACCTGGCCACCCACGTGAGGTTCTGGTGAAGCGACTTCGGGCAGGACGTGATCGCGTTCACCGATCACGGATTCTTTCATCGCCACAAAGCACTCCAGGGCGGCCCGACTGTCTGCAATCAACGCCTCGGCTTCGATCTGTTCCTGGGGAGACAATCTTCCTTCGGCAAAAGCAGCCAACAGATCCATGTCGATTTCCGAGTCATCAGTCATCACGTCTCGTTGCCACTGTTCGTTAACGATGTCACGCCACATGATGGCCATCCGATTCTTTTGTGTTTTGCTCTGAGCCAGTCATGAAGAATACTTCTTACGATAGAAGTGAGAATTGCTCATCGCCAAATCGAAATTCAACGAACCAAGCGTTTCTATATTGCTGACAGAAATGCCTGAGCGTCAATCGTTTTCAAGATATTGTCGAAGAAAGCTCTCGACGAAATCTCGAAGAATTTCGGGGTCGGTTGCCTGATTTTCAATCGTCTGCGGTTGATCCAGCAACTGGAAGTGCATCAGAAAATCCAAGACAAATTGCTGGACTGTCGTTTCTTTCAGGTTCGTATGCTCAGAAAATTTGCGGATCGCCTGAGCCGTACTTTCGGCGACAGTTCGGCGAGCGGCTCCGAGATTTTGACTAACCGCCGCTGCCGTACAGTTGAGTAGTCTTGCTACCTCGTTCTGCGGCTTGCGAACAAGGTACACCAACTGGAACGCAATTCTTTGCCGTGGAGAGAGTTCCTTTACGGCGTCAGAAACGGCGTTTAGCAGTGGCGTCGCCAATGCGGATAGCTCAGGCGGTATTGACGCCGCTGAAATCTCCGGAGCCACTGGATCGAGCATTCCACTTTCGCCCTGATTCAGACTAACGTTGATTTTGTTGGCGGCTTTCGCTGTTTCGTTAATCGCGAGGTTTCTCGCGATTCCACAAAGCCAAGTGCGAAGGCAAGATCGTCCACGGAACTCTTCAATCCTCGGCAAGCCACTTTCGCCGGCAGCAAAGACGTGCGACGGTAGATTGTCGAGTACGCTGTCGGTTGCACGGTTCTGCCCAGAATGCTTCAGCGTCACTGCACGAACATCGTTTTGGATCAAGTTCAGCAACGCCTTTGCGGCGACGTTATCTTTACGGACAGAGCCAGCCCATTTCACGTCTGCCAGAGAAAGTGTTTGAGCATAGGCATCGATGTCAGTCTGTGGCTTGTACTTGCGAAATCCCGAATCGACGATGCGGTAGGTGTGTGGGTGCAGTTCACTTTGGCCGATAGTCATTCCGACGGCGTTATCTGAAACCGCTGCCCCCTTTGACTGCCGCGAGTCCACTTTGATGCCGAGACGTTCATTCACGTTGGCCTTCATTGCCAGGAATTCTGCCCCCAGCAATCTTTCGTTTCGCTGAACGAAGTTTGACTCCTCAACGTTCTGTTGTTCGATTTCGTGCATCGGATTCTTCGCCACCACAATCAATGTTTCGAGCGTCGGCCCTTAATCCGCAATCCATGCGTCTTTAATTTGCCGAAGCCCTTCAACCCAACCTGCGAAATCCTTTTCTGCAGCTACTAGATCAAACAGTTTTTCCGAAATGGCTTGGCCTTGGAAAGGGCTCACATTCCACGAAGTGCCGACCAGCGTATACTTCGTATCGAATACGCCATCGCTGTCTTCGTCACGAAGAATAAGGTCGAATGTGCCATTCGTATCCGAGTCATACGCAACCGTGACTGTGGGAATTGCGTACATCGAAAAATGCGGAATCCACCCATCTTCACTAGCATCATCGCCAAGCTTGTTAATCTCAATCTTGGGTGCGAGATTTAGTCGGATCGCCACAGACAGAATTGGTCCATCCTCAGCCTTGCCAATAACGGCATCGATTACTCCATCCTCATTTTCGTCTTGCCCGTATTGAGACAATCCATTGGTGTCCAGAGGGGAAGGGGCCATCATGACGGCGGTTTTAGGCTTCTGGTCGAGAAATGTCTTTAATTCTTCGAGATGCACGTGAAGCGAAAGAGACGTTGCGCCAGCGTCGCGATAAGCCACCGTCACACCAATTACCTCACCGTCGGAATTCAGAAGTGGGCCACCCGAATCCCCGGGATGAATGTCCAGATTCGTCTGGAACATCTTCGCTTCGCTATCGAGCATCTGTTGTTCGATGAGCTTTCGATCGGCGTCGGAACGCCCAACCCTCATAGCCACCTGCCGCGCGATCTCTCGGCCGGCACCCGTCACATCTCCGGACCGCACAGACCACATTCGTCCAATGCCTGGGCAGCCAATTGCGACACAGCCCTCGCCAGGGCGCGGTAAAGTTGTGGAGAGTCTCACGTACGGAAATTTCTCAGCAGGTGACTTAGGCTCAAGCTTTAGCAAGGCCAGATCCCGCTTCTCGTCGAATGCCCAGACGACGGCGTTCCCGGCGTCGTACGGAGAATCCATCCAACCTTCTTCGTCCAATTTTCCACGCAGGATATTCATCGTATTGGCTTTTCGCTTCGGATCGTAAACCGCTCCATCGACCACGTGATGGTTCGTGACAATCCAACCGTCCTCACTGATCAAAAAACCAGTTCCCGAACCTGAGTCGTTCCTGACCATAACAACTGCCGGAGCAGCCGCTTCGTAGATATCAACACCAATGCCGCGTGGATGCACATTGGTGGCGGCAGGCTGCTCACCAACCGCTGTCTTCGCAACTCCACCGATCCTGAGAAACACATTGGAAGGCCGCAAGGTAAACGGAGCTGGGGTTGAAATACCCTTCAGCGATTTATCACCTGAATAGCACGGGATGCCAACGGTGAGGCAAAGTGTGCCAATGACCAGGAAACGATAGAAGCCGCTCATGCGAATGACCTTGAAGATGCGGTGGTGAGTTAAGGGTGAAACAGATCGGCATTGGCACGTTGCGAGTTACGTGCGCCGGCGCCGCCAGTTACTTTGTGACTGTCCAGGAATGCCTCTGAATTGCGTATTGACCTAGTTTGCTGGTGACGGCACCACGCGACGCTCCGCTCATTCGACCTTTCAAAAGAGCGTCCAGAGGGTGAGGGGGCTCCTTCGGTCCACGCGAAGCGAGATCCCTGCCGTGGCCTCTCCGTTGAGCGACCGGAAGCCCCACTTGTTCAAGAAACGCAAAGTTTACTGGCTGCACGGAATCACTGTGAACGGCAATCACGATCAAATCTTCCAGACCGATCGTGCTGTCATCGATCTTGATTTC
This DNA window, taken from Fuerstiella marisgermanici, encodes the following:
- a CDS encoding RiPP maturation radical SAM C-methyltransferase gives rise to the protein MKVILIHMPFGPIRWPSIGLSLLSAAATQLSIECEIRYFALDYAAKVGVARYQQLAENAPDSSLLLGEWVFSSSLYGFDEERMSKFLEHVKQVEQTRGLQVDDWDDDLIGTAIKLHKESDQFVESCFQSIAWQDYDLIGFSSTFQQNVASLALAKKIKSAHSSATIAFGGSNWEGIMGHELLRTHDYVDWAISGEGDLAFPIAIQRMKEGESLNGIAGLYFRSNGQVEPDFQSSWAAPVRDLNQVPAPHFDDYFRQVEASNFTNEELNPVLIFETSRGCWWGQKHHCTFCGLNKDSMFYRRKSPEVAVNQIRELVERHGVRKIQMVDDIIDMSYFKTFLPMLIDEDLGLEIFYETKANLTRDQMSVLRDSGVTFFQPGIESLSSSTLKQMDKGVSALQNLRLLKWSRELGLRPIWNILWGFPDEDKTHYSLLPDLIPLLAHLPPPEGAAPISIHRFSPLYESAPEKYLPVESYAHIYRDCGERGVNVSRAAYLFCNDKTSEIPEYDRERVVRSVRDWKTSYPVSDLLLIEREGRGTVIDTRPIARASRISLSSVEYAVLKKLETGETRERVAKGLDSACGPDSVAAAFDRLSSLALIIPIDGKWIALPTQGINIKPGAKQRYKDMTE
- a CDS encoding caspase family protein produces the protein MKSFVARNRIVALFMVLTANSPMIESVADENARGAGITAQEADEDIRTRWAFLIGINNYATMPKLDYCAQDMEGLRQALVEHGGYTANCVRILTDGEKQSMPLTSGIIRVHLRNLLAQVQHNDSVLFAFAGHGEVDGADRAWLMPFDGIPGSDDDLALTAIPVSEIYNQIQQCPAKQKLIILDACHSGATRSNEAATRFSPENLPNGTGIIELLSCRAAELSYESPELRHGVFSHFLATGIAGDADVQGDQDGVVTVAELYQYSHEHTKKYVGERFRQSQTPKQRGDVTGQIPIAVRTTTTPMMSVDDIIARLRSQEKQNRLPKGFMSDAEEWLSIDPEFQPAADIRILLTLLGKSLINVTQFHQLSKNSLEKLRLHIKSRKIANRRQLHAVIIAIDDYEPLRHRLRGSVRSGTMVRDVLKASATSGDSITMLTNTEATKANVTKAIRKVTSESKPGDIVVLYFSGHGDGQTYLKHDGSVFTGGELESRKSQNVWVLYDEGYLLSTLEKSADRLLSVTELEAMFDGMEGDLIVLSDSAGMHFPWSPLFDEESQTSELLRRQLDVERTFVFVGPAVAYTTPRHKHSSSFCVLVARGLAGAADTDVARIAPRIFPLMNDMERGALASRTIPKSEPSAWLEVQNTAPDGFVSVAEFVEFFRLYERRSKEFFESDLRVSGHVRRSPAILSQVAGAAP
- a CDS encoding tyrosine-type recombinase/integrase; the encoded protein is MPSQGSGDSKGQLLSVPKRRHDSLVFCEVLANSGAAAAFAVDEFFHADIRNPHTRRAYRQAVGRFLSFVQSDVQTLAMITPAHVGRYFDQLDVSSTTKKLHLSALRHFFDRMVNRHVIVLNPALTVRGERTSSSEGKTIEIPPTEVRKLIKSIDVSHLVGLRDRLVIALLAFTAARVGAIVKLRIADLRIHATQPTLQLHEKRGKVRSIPIRYELVEFINAYLVRLSGTDPGHALLRTAIGKTKRLTTSAMTAADVRCMLKRRLADAELPNHYSPHSFRVYVATGVMWPSLVFLWRDSWFRAILRHISEPTMCREFRWR
- a CDS encoding S1C family serine protease, with product MSGFYRFLVIGTLCLTVGIPCYSGDKSLKGISTPAPFTLRPSNVFLRIGGVAKTAVGEQPAATNVHPRGIGVDIYEAAAPAVVMVRNDSGSGTGFLISEDGWIVTNHHVVDGAVYDPKRKANTMNILRGKLDEEGWMDSPYDAGNAVVWAFDEKRDLALLKLEPKSPAEKFPYVRLSTTLPRPGEGCVAIGCPGIGRMWSVRSGDVTGAGREIARQVAMRVGRSDADRKLIEQQMLDSEAKMFQTNLDIHPGDSGGPLLNSDGEVIGVTVAYRDAGATSLSLHVHLEELKTFLDQKPKTAVMMAPSPLDTNGLSQYGQDENEDGVIDAVIGKAEDGPILSVAIRLNLAPKIEINKLGDDASEDGWIPHFSMYAIPTVTVAYDSDTNGTFDLILRDEDSDGVFDTKYTLVGTSWNVSPFQGQAISEKLFDLVAAEKDFAGWVEGLRQIKDAWIAD
- a CDS encoding RNA polymerase sigma factor, whose protein sequence is MHEIEQQNVEESNFVQRNERLLGAEFLAMKANVNERLGIKVDSRQSKGAAVSDNAVGMTIGQSELHPHTYRIVDSGFRKYKPQTDIDAYAQTLSLADVKWAGSVRKDNVAAKALLNLIQNDVRAVTLKHSGQNRATDSVLDNLPSHVFAAGESGLPRIEEFRGRSCLRTWLCGIARNLAINETAKAANKINVSLNQGESGMLDPVAPEISAASIPPELSALATPLLNAVSDAVKELSPRQRIAFQLVYLVRKPQNEVARLLNCTAAAVSQNLGAARRTVAESTAQAIRKFSEHTNLKETTVQQFVLDFLMHFQLLDQPQTIENQATDPEILRDFVESFLRQYLEND